tatttcctttttaatctgtgccaaaatgaatgacctcttttctaattttaaaaaacaaattcactttgtgaaatgatttacagccacacaaatattcaagacttattttgaatgacaagtttcaaaagtcttcactctttcttaaatgtcgtgcccagtcaaatgagttcacataaattgaaatggagggagtattaaataAAGACAAAAATTTAGATCATACGAGCGGAAAGTAATCAATCAACACGAGACACAAGAACTGAGTCTAATAAGATTTTGTATCCAATAAAAGAATTTAAATCACACGTGACTGATGATTATCTTGTAGCTTGCTATTTAAGATCGttgaaataacttgtaacttaGTGATTAATACTTGAGATTTAGTTTCAATGGGAGTAACATAACATGTTTTGAAGTTGGAATTTTAGTGTTAATTACTTCTTGCCGACTTGTAGTCATTTCCATCACCCCAGGTACAAGTCGAAAAATTCaatgttttattaattttaaacttaatatataaaatatattttccacATATAAGTATTTTCGGTACAGTTCGGtatttttttggtttatttttataaaatatataacCTACCCGTTTTTTCGGTACGGTTAGAATTTATTTAAAATCGTCGGTCTTATTAAAAAATTCTAATAATCGTTTGGTACGGTTCCATTCGATCGGTTAAGTCGGTTTTACAAAACCACTGACACCCCTAGCAGTGGGCACAATTTGGTAGAAAGCTTTTGACTCATAGCCTTAAAGCCCTTAAGTAGTTTATTCATTTGCAACCCTTATAGTAGTTTATTCATTTGCTCACTTCTTTAAATGGTGAAACTGCTTATAAAAAATCATGTGTAAGCCCTTGCCCTTTTCGCTAACGAGATTTCTTTTAAAAACTATTTagcttatttttaattaaaaaatgccATGTGGCTTTTAAAAAgtctaccaattttttttttttttgagtagacagatttttctaacgccacatggtaatttttttctgATGGATCGGGTCTAgttcgttttaaaaaaatatttccatggattaaaaaaaaatctactcatttttttaaacaaaccagACCCGATCTaccaataaaaaaattattatgtgactttagaaaaatatatctactaaaaaaatgaataaattttttaattaaaaaataaactaaataattttaaaaaaaaaaaaatccgtcagCAAACAAGATATATTTACAAATAAAAAGTTGACCCAGTTCCAATTTCTGTGGGCCGGGCGAAAACTAAAGCCCAAAATGTAATCACTTTCTGTTTCTCAAACTAGTCTTAAACCCTTGTAAAATCCTGACCTCTCTTGTTGTTCCTCTCCATTGCTAATAATGGAGGATATTGAAGCCATCAAATCCGACGTTGCATCTTTTGCTTCTTCCCTCGGCCTTGCTACTTCATCTGGTTTCGACGACTCTGATTTCCGCAAAAAAGGTCGCATCAAAAAGGATACTAAAGATGGAAACCAAAACAACAAAAATCGAACCAACAACGATAAATTTGCCAAAAACAGCGATAAATTTGTCAAAAAACCGAAGGTGGAACCTCAAGTcgacaataataataatttatggaATACGAAATACAAAAACATGCCGAAGCTTCCACTTGTGAAAGCAAGTGCATTGGCGATATGGTATGTTGATGCTGAAGAATTGGAGGAAAAGGTTATTGGAAGTGAGAAGAAGAGTACAGTTGTCGAGTTCAAGAATGTTGATGAATGGAAAAAGAAAGTGGAGAAGAAGAAGGAATTAGGGGAAAGGTTATTGGCGCAGTATGCTCAGGATTATGAGTCGTCGCGAGGGCAAAGTGGAGATATAAAGATGTTGCTTACTACGTTAAGGTCCGGTACTGCTGCTGATAAGATATCGGCTTTTTCGGTTATGATTGGGGATAATCCAACTGCTAATTTGAGATCGCTTGATGCTCTTTTAGGTAATTATTTTTGTCTCACTTTGTGTTCGTTATAGCTAATTGATGGAGGACCCTTAAGATTTTCACTAATTGAGTCGTTTGGTAGGCTGTATTTTAGAGAAAATAATACATCTATTAGCTTAATCCCTTGTTTGGTACTATTACATGGTTAAAGACAGGAATGCCCTtaatacaccaaaccaaacagtGGATAAGAACTAATCCCAGCATTACTAATACACTCAATTCAATACTATTCTTATAcactctaccaaacgaccccttaagaggattcaaaatatgaaaaagtaaacaattGAAGAAGCCGAGGGATTCAATATCTATTATATATGCATGAAAATAATTAGTTTAACCTTGAatacacagtgtaatttttcgcagAATGAACCCCTTGCTCCCACTTGGCTCCGCTGCTGCTTATGTCAAACTTTTTCTAAGTCATTATATTGTAGCTCTCATATTTGGACCAGTAGCTTGTTATCATCTTGTataaggtctttttttttttccatttgttCTAGTCATGCTGTAGTTAACTTATTGATATCCGTCAGCTAGTATATGTCTTATTACTATCACGTATGGTATAAATCATAAATGAACAGTCAAACATGTATTTCAACAAGAAAATACATCTCATGGAAGCTAATCCCATGTAATGTAAGAATCCTTTATTTTGTTAGAGTTCTGTATCTAGGAAGATATGGTTATTTCAATCAAGGATGTTACTTCTAGGTGTAGTGATATGCAAAAGGCAAAGGTCTAGACTTTGCGGATCAGTTAAAATTTCTTCTTTTTCATTGACCTGTCCCTAAGGAAATTACTGAAAACTTTCCATACTTAGTTGTAGCTTGTTGAAATCCTCCTATTCTTATGTACCCGTTCTTTGCTTTTCTATCCTTGTTGCTATACATATTCTCAATTGGGATATTTTTTTGTAACTTTCCAGTATTATTACTTCATAATCCTAATTGATTTTACATCAGGTTTGCAtcttcaattattaattttttaatctTTCCTTTCTCTTCTCTTAGAAGGCTGCAATATTGAGATTCTTTCTGGTGAGATTGTTTGTCATGAGTGCTTGTATCTAATCAAGATAAATAATGACATGTAGGGATGGTGACAGCTAAAGTTGGAAAGCGCCATGCTTTGTCAGGTTTGGAAGCATTGAAAGAACTTTTTGTTTCTAGGTGAGCTAAATTTTGTTTTTCCTTCCTTATTGCTCATTCTTATATGCTTAGTTGCCTCATTGTTTGACTACTTAGAATTCCTTCTATCCAGTTTGCTGCCTGATCGCAAGCTGAAGACACTCTTTCAGCGGCCGATAGATCATATTCCGGACACAAAAGATGGTTACTCGCTTCTACTCTTTTGGTATTGGGAGGAATGCTTGAAGCAAAGGTACACTTAAGCCAAATTTCAGCAAATGTTTCATGGTAACAATATTTGAGCTCCAACTATATGTGAAGCATTCTTTTAAAACTTGAGCCAACTTTGAGGAGTGGTCCAAGTACACCATGATCCACCAGAAGTTTTAGGTTGATATGTCTCATGGGCTTGTACTTCCATGATACTCCGTCAATGTGGAGAATAGACATTTTGCACTTGGTTATATTTGATATTACTCTAATCGAGTTCCTGAAGTGAGGATTGGTCTAAACTTCAGAGACTATGTTGGAATCTTATTCCAATAATTCACTTTATTATACGCTTGTTTATTTTGCTGCCATGTTGATCTTCAGCTAAATAGGGTTTTCTGTTTCAGGTATGAGCGGTATATCGCTGCTCTTGAGGAAGCATCAAGAGATGTCTTAGATATACTCAAAGACAAGGCGTTAAAGGTTGTTATCGACAATTTTATTGCACATTTGTACAGTTGCCTATGTTTCTCCTCAAAGCAAATTCTTCTTCAATGTTTTTAAGCTAATCGTCTCTTAGAAAAGGAGAAAATCATGACTTGCGAAAAACCTTTTATTGCTTCTTCTTGCTGTTTACGCTATCGGGACCTacaaaatgaatgaaattctCCAACTGCTAACCTAAAGTTTGTATTTTCTGAGTGTCCAGTGAAAGACTTAGATGTCTTCGTAGGGTATAAGATGTATCTGAATCTCAATATAATCTCGTTTAGTTTATGTGGTCCAGAAAAGTGGGGAAATACTTATATGTGTATTTATATTTTGTAGACAGTTTATGTTTTGCTAAAGTGCAAACCAGAACAAGAGCGCCGATTGCTTGCTGCCCTTGTAAACAAGGTATGCCGGTTTACCTTATTGCTTTTGATGCCATTTACTTTGTTCTCGAGAGTTCTTGGGACCGTGGAGCTCCAGCTAATATCTTTTGGCTTTGTTGCAGCTAGGAGATCCTAAAAACAAGGTTGCATCTAATGCTGATTATCACCTATCAAAGCTTTTGGCTGACCATCCAAATATGAAGGTAAAACAAAGTATTTGGTTGAACGTGCTTAGACATACAAGAATTGATAGAAAATGGTGCTTAGACATACAAGTAATTTTTTTCTAGAACTGATAAATGTTTGCTTGTTTGTTAGCTTTGACATTCATATATTGATTCCATCTTTAGCCTGTACATCCCTCATGTTGTGACATTCATGATAATAAAGCAAACATCTTAGTtcttcaaaaggaaaaaaaatggtgCAAACAGCTTTGGGACGATGTTAACTCTAAATTTCCAAGTTGGCTTCAAGAAGTGACACTAAAAGGGAAAAAGCTACTTTTAAGAGTGCTCTTTGAAAGCCCATCTGAAGGATGTTGTTCACGCATAAATCTATTCCATGTAGAATGGAGAAATGAGGCATAGTTGTAATTTCATCAAATTGTTAGAAGTTGGTGCGTATACAAATCTAACTTAGCTGTGATATCTGAATAAGACCAAGCAGGATAATGTGCTCTTTGAAAATGGTTCTGTTATTAGAATATTGTGCTTTGAAATGCCTATTAGAAATAAGGATTTTATTTCCCAAGCACGCGCGATGTTTTGGTGGTTTGTACTAGTTCATCGAAGTCTCTGAGTAGCTGGACTATACACAAGCTGTTGGGAAGCACCCATCTTAGCATTATTGGAGTGCACTTATGATTTCTGTTGTTATAGTTTGTCGTTTAATGTGTTATTTTTGTCGTGCAGGCTGTGGTGATTGAAGAAGTAGATAATTTTCTTTTCCGGCCTCGTCTGGTATTGCGAGCCAAGTATCATGCTGTATGTCGAAACTTTATTGCTATCTTTTGTGCATGTTGCACTTGATACTTCTTGGTTGTATTTGCTATTGCTTATACCTTTCGTCCCCTTCAAGCTCTATTTGTTTGTGATATGATAATTCTTGTTCGACAGAGTATGTCTATCCAAATTCTTCCTGTCATTGAGAAGTATAAAGTTTTTTAAAAAGTAAGACCAGCTGTAATTGTCGTTTATGATTCTTGACCAGGTCTGTTTAGTTTGGATCACGAGAGCTGGTACATTGATGTGATCCTTGTCCTTTTCGTGATCTACTGTTTTTGAAACTTACTTTTGCTTCATCTCTTGACTTGCTCATTCAATGCGAATATGTTTATGTTTCCTGTATATCAGCATACATCAATAAGAACTCAGGTGGCAAGTCTTGTTGAACTTATTTGTTGTTCCAATTTCCTGCGACATCTCTAAATATGCTGATGCAGACATGTAGTTCTAAAGTCGTCTAGATATTGCTGATGCTGAATATTAGTCCTAACGTCCTACGTATCTGTAATTGTGACAGGTTAATTTTTTAAGCCAAATTCGCTTAAGTCACAGGGGAGATGGCCCAAAGGTGGCAAAGCGTTTGATAGATGTATATTTTGCTCTATTTAAGGTATGATCTAGAGCTGCCATAGTTCAATAAGTTCCTTCTGTCCATTTTTGCTCTTTCTTCTTATTAGAAGTGAGAGCTTCAAATTTTATGATTGAAGCTCATCAAATGTTTCTGGTCTCACTCCATGGAATATTTTTCTTTACCTCCTTTTATCCCGAATCAACATTTCAGGTATTAATATCTGAAGCAGGGGAAGGACGGATGGTGAATAAGAAGAGCGAGGGACACAAAGAGGTTTCTGGCACTTCGAaagataagaaagaaaaagaTTCATCAGAAACTCATGTGGAAATGGATTCACGCTTACTATCAGCACTTCTTACGGTTTGTGTTGACTAGTCTAGTTTTTGTTCTATTTCTTTTTTGTTAATTCTTCTGGATCTGCACACAGAGTAACTTCATTTTTCAAAGGAGCATTTGCATTTGTGGACTTGGTTTCCACTTTCCACATACAATCACGTTTGCCCCTTTTACATTCCATGTCCAACAACTTCACTTTATGATTCTTCACTAGTCTCAACCCGAGCTTGCTCAATCATGGCAGCTTTTTGCATTAGTACTCAGTATGTTTCACTATTTCTGCTGGTTTGGAAAAAAATAGTGATCTGCTCCATTTGCACAACTTTCTCCTTTGCAGGGTGTGAATAGAGCATTCCCTTATGTTTCAAGTGATGAAGCTGATGATGTAATTCAGGCCCATACACCTGTGTTGTTTCAGCTAGTAAGCTCTAATTTATGATAGTGGTCATAAAGTTCTTGTGGATGTCTACTCGCTCGATTGTTGGATAAGTATCTggttttttttaatttgatttatCATTCTAATATTTGCTTGGGATGTGCAGGTTCATTCAACGAACTTTAATGTTGGAGTTCAAGCTCTCATGCTCCTAGATAAGATCTCAGCAAAAAATCACATTGTTAGTGATCGGTTTTATCGTGCCTTGTATGCAAAGCTCCTGCTACCAGCTGCAATGAATTCTTCCAAAGTACGTGGAAACCTTCATAATTCTATTCTTGTGCTTTCTGGTTCAATTTAAGCTTTGATAGGGCAAACATACACTTTAAGAATTCCCTTCCCCTCAGCTTCTTGGTGTGGTTTATCAatacatttaccaattctcaaaaAAGGAATTCCCTTCCCCTCTCAAACTAAAAAAAAGAATGCCACCTTTCTATGATTAAAAACAACTTAATTTTGAAATTCCCCTTTTACACTTAGTGAAATGATTAACAACCACACAAATGTCtaaggtttgttttagaccacaaatttcaactTTGTGCTAAGTCAAACGGTGccgcataaattgggacggagggagtacttttcaatttttggaaGTGTGTGTAACAAGCGCAAGGTGATAGAAGTTTGAACAATCTTGAATTAACACTTCGGTCCTTTACAGTtgtttaggggggggggggggttgtggacTGCTAGATTAACCTTTGTGTTGGCAACTTGGCATTGCTGAGGTCAAGATCAATACGACACTACACTTGTTTCTAGTACCTTTGTTTTGTTTTCAATTGCTTCTGGTCTGGTCTATTTTGTAAGCTTTAGATGCAGACTTGATTTGCGATCTTATGACAGCAAAGGCCTATAGGGTACTTAGAGATTTGACGTGATTAAAGATTATAATTAGGGTTATGGGATTTGTTTTTCAAGGCTGACTTCTAGGTTTGGCAAATTTGAAGATTCCGATTGTGCTTAACTTGGTGGTATTCTTTTTTCCCATGCTCAACTTAGTAGAAAGCCAAATGACAAATGTCTGTTACATCCAAGGAAGGCTTAGGTTACCTTATCAAGATAGTAATAACAATATTGGGCTCGACAGTGTGGTAATTGGTGTGAGTATGATCTAAATAGGATCATTGGAGGGAAAGTGTATCACAATGTATCACTTCTTTGCAATGCTGGTTATGACATGTATTCATTCAATTGATGACGTCTTGTGCTTCAGTTAGGACCTAACCGTTGCATTTCTTGCGGCCTTAGTCTTTTCCTGATTATTGTCTGATGCATGTTCTGGTTTTATCTGCAGGAGGAATTGTTTATTGGACTACTACTT
The nucleotide sequence above comes from Lycium barbarum isolate Lr01 chromosome 3, ASM1917538v2, whole genome shotgun sequence. Encoded proteins:
- the LOC132633546 gene encoding protein SLOW WALKER 2; its protein translation is MEDIEAIKSDVASFASSLGLATSSGFDDSDFRKKGRIKKDTKDGNQNNKNRTNNDKFAKNSDKFVKKPKVEPQVDNNNNLWNTKYKNMPKLPLVKASALAIWYVDAEELEEKVIGSEKKSTVVEFKNVDEWKKKVEKKKELGERLLAQYAQDYESSRGQSGDIKMLLTTLRSGTAADKISAFSVMIGDNPTANLRSLDALLGMVTAKVGKRHALSGLEALKELFVSSLLPDRKLKTLFQRPIDHIPDTKDGYSLLLFWYWEECLKQRYERYIAALEEASRDVLDILKDKALKTVYVLLKCKPEQERRLLAALVNKLGDPKNKVASNADYHLSKLLADHPNMKAVVIEEVDNFLFRPRLVLRAKYHAVNFLSQIRLSHRGDGPKVAKRLIDVYFALFKVLISEAGEGRMVNKKSEGHKEVSGTSKDKKEKDSSETHVEMDSRLLSALLTGVNRAFPYVSSDEADDVIQAHTPVLFQLVHSTNFNVGVQALMLLDKISAKNHIVSDRFYRALYAKLLLPAAMNSSKEELFIGLLLRAMKNDVNVKRIAAFSKRLLQVAIQQPPQYACGCLFLLSEVLKSKPTLWNMMLQSESVDDDLEHFEDIIEEDENQPSPPNRTDNASEVEANHLENGNHSLQDEGGSSEPDDDDSLQANESPARGGLDEPKESRLLSGFSKLLPEGSNEKLLLPGGYDTRHREPSFCNADRVSWWELMVLASHAHPSVATMARTLLSGANIVYNGNPLNDLSLTAFLDKFMEKKPKHNTWHGGSQIEPAKKLDMQGQLIGSEILSLAETDVPPEDLVFHKFYVNKMKSSKKPKKKKKKTPEDDAAEEFLVADGSDVEDEIDEDAADDSENEEIDSMLESGGLPLEANGEYDYSDLDDVVNEDDDELIGDASDEDMDALLENDGANINSGSDDDNDAEKANDDDEEDDVHQRKKKRRKDKRVGKSPFASLDDYEHLLNEDNSTKESPKKHIKSRTKRKSNEEIPKESTEKPAKSRKQRKSSK